The following coding sequences are from one Hyphomicrobiales bacterium window:
- the eno gene encoding phosphopyruvate hydratase has product MTAIVDIHARQIFDSRGNPTVEVDVELENGIVGRAAVPSGASTGAHEAVELRDGGEAYKGKGVTKAVDHVNTDICEELLGLDAEDQIEIDTTMIELDGTPNKARLGANAILGVSLATAKAAAMASNLPLYRYVGGPSARVLPVPMMNIINGGEHADNPIDFQEFMIMPVGAESLSHAVQMGTEIFHTLKKALSEAGQNTNVGDEGGFAPNLDTKGALGFIMKAVEDAGYKPGDDVMLALDVASTEFFENGSYNMKGEGKVLSPEDMVDFLAELTANYPIISIEDGMAEDDWDGWNALTAKIGEKVQLVGDDLFVTNPERLATGIEKKSANSILVKVNQIGTLTETLTAVDMAHRASFTAVMSHRSGETEDATIADLAVATNCGQIKTGSLARSDRLAKYNQLIRIEEQLGATALYRGRAVLKA; this is encoded by the coding sequence ATGACAGCCATCGTCGATATTCACGCACGCCAGATTTTTGACAGCCGCGGCAATCCAACCGTTGAGGTTGATGTCGAACTGGAAAACGGCATCGTTGGCCGGGCTGCTGTTCCCTCTGGGGCCTCGACTGGCGCTCATGAGGCTGTCGAGCTGCGCGATGGCGGCGAAGCGTACAAAGGTAAGGGCGTCACCAAGGCGGTCGATCACGTCAACACAGACATTTGCGAAGAGCTTCTTGGTCTCGACGCTGAAGATCAGATCGAAATCGACACGACGATGATCGAGCTGGATGGCACGCCCAACAAAGCCCGTCTTGGCGCCAATGCCATTCTCGGTGTGTCGTTGGCGACAGCTAAAGCAGCCGCGATGGCATCAAACCTGCCGCTCTACCGCTATGTCGGCGGACCCTCGGCCCGCGTTCTGCCCGTGCCGATGATGAACATCATCAATGGCGGCGAGCACGCGGACAACCCGATCGATTTCCAAGAATTCATGATCATGCCAGTCGGCGCGGAGAGCCTGAGCCACGCCGTGCAAATGGGAACGGAAATTTTCCACACGCTGAAGAAGGCGCTTTCTGAAGCCGGCCAGAACACCAATGTCGGTGACGAAGGGGGCTTCGCGCCGAACCTAGACACCAAAGGTGCGCTGGGCTTCATCATGAAGGCTGTGGAAGACGCCGGTTACAAGCCTGGTGACGATGTCATGCTGGCGCTGGACGTCGCGTCCACCGAGTTCTTCGAGAATGGCAGCTACAACATGAAGGGCGAGGGCAAGGTGCTTTCGCCCGAAGATATGGTCGATTTCTTGGCCGAGTTAACCGCTAACTATCCCATCATCTCGATCGAAGACGGTATGGCCGAAGATGATTGGGACGGCTGGAACGCGCTCACCGCCAAGATCGGCGAAAAGGTGCAGCTTGTTGGTGATGATCTGTTCGTGACCAATCCTGAGCGCCTTGCCACCGGCATCGAAAAGAAATCAGCTAACTCGATCCTGGTGAAGGTCAACCAGATCGGCACGCTGACGGAGACACTAACCGCTGTCGATATGGCGCACCGCGCCTCGTTCACCGCCGTGATGTCGCATCGCTCCGGTGAAACGGAGGACGCAACCATTGCCGACCTGGCAGTGGCCACCAATTGCGGCCAGATCAAAACTGGCTCGTTGGCGCGCTCCGACCGGTTGGCCAAGTACAATCAGCTGATCCGTATTGAAGAGCAGCTTGGCGCTACCGCGCTCTATCGTGGCCGTGCGGTGCTGAAAGCCTAA
- a CDS encoding septum formation initiator family protein: MLQRHKPRNRRTLYAFRVALVLFGIYFAYHAFHGNHGLLAYANVRAEVAHLTQERQALQTRRDLLKARVGALRDEAMDGDLIDERARQTLALIGQGERILRD, encoded by the coding sequence ATGCTCCAGCGCCATAAACCCCGCAACCGCCGTACGCTGTATGCCTTCCGCGTTGCGCTTGTTCTTTTCGGCATTTACTTCGCCTATCACGCTTTTCACGGCAATCATGGCCTGCTCGCCTATGCAAATGTGCGCGCCGAGGTTGCGCATCTGACGCAAGAGAGGCAAGCTCTCCAAACACGGCGTGATCTGTTGAAGGCACGTGTTGGGGCCTTGCGCGATGAGGCGATGGATGGTGATCTGATTGATGAGCGCGCCCGCCAGACATTGGCGCTGATTGGGCAAGGCGAGCGCATTTTGCGCGACTAG
- the pdhA gene encoding pyruvate dehydrogenase (acetyl-transferring) E1 component subunit alpha, whose amino-acid sequence MARAASSASKSTTKTARKTTSRRASKASPKVAEFSKEQELDAYREMLLIRRFEEKAGQLYGMGLIGGFCHLYIGQEAVVVGMQMAMVEGDQVITGYRDHGHMLATGMESRGVMAELTGRQGGYSRGKGGSMHMFSREKNFYGGHGIVGAQVSLGTGLGFANRYRDNGNVSVTYFGDGSANQGQVYESFNMAKLWSLPIVYIIENNKYAMGTSIERSSSTTDLSQRGLSFGIPGEQVDGMDVRAVFAAGEKALEHARSGKGPYILEMLTYRYRGHSMSDPAKYRTKDEVQKMRAEHDPIEQVKVRLLDKKWASEDDLKALDKDVRAIVTDAAEFAQSDPEPDVSELYTDITL is encoded by the coding sequence ATGGCGCGTGCAGCCAGTTCCGCATCCAAATCCACCACCAAAACCGCTCGAAAGACCACAAGTCGGCGCGCTTCCAAAGCGAGCCCCAAGGTGGCTGAGTTTAGCAAGGAACAAGAGCTCGACGCCTACCGCGAAATGCTTCTTATTCGCCGCTTTGAAGAAAAAGCAGGCCAGCTTTACGGCATGGGCCTGATCGGCGGGTTTTGTCACCTTTATATTGGCCAAGAGGCTGTCGTTGTCGGCATGCAGATGGCAATGGTCGAAGGTGATCAGGTCATCACCGGCTATCGCGATCATGGCCATATGCTGGCCACCGGCATGGAAAGCCGCGGCGTGATGGCCGAGCTCACCGGACGTCAGGGTGGATACTCCCGCGGCAAGGGCGGGTCGATGCACATGTTCTCCCGCGAGAAGAACTTTTATGGCGGCCACGGCATCGTTGGCGCTCAGGTATCACTCGGCACCGGGCTCGGGTTCGCCAATCGCTACCGCGACAATGGCAATGTTTCGGTGACCTATTTCGGCGACGGCTCGGCCAACCAGGGCCAGGTCTATGAGAGCTTCAATATGGCCAAGCTCTGGAGCCTGCCGATTGTCTACATCATCGAAAACAACAAATACGCCATGGGAACGTCGATCGAGCGGTCGTCCTCGACGACTGATCTCTCGCAGCGCGGTCTTTCCTTCGGCATCCCTGGAGAGCAGGTCGATGGCATGGATGTCCGCGCCGTCTTTGCCGCCGGTGAGAAGGCGCTTGAGCATGCGCGCTCCGGCAAAGGCCCGTACATTCTCGAAATGCTGACTTACCGCTATCGCGGCCACTCCATGTCCGATCCGGCCAAATACCGCACCAAAGATGAGGTGCAGAAGATGCGTGCCGAGCACGACCCCATCGAGCAGGTCAAGGTACGCTTGCTGGATAAGAAATGGGCCAGCGAAGACGATCTGAAGGCGCTTGACAAAGATGTACGCGCAATCGTCACCGACGCCGCTGAATTTGCGCAGAGCGATCCGGAACCGGACGTCTCTGAGCTCTACACAGACATCACGCTTTAA
- a CDS encoding pyruvate dehydrogenase complex E1 component subunit beta yields the protein MPIDILMPALSPTMEEGKLAKWLKAEGDSVTSGDVLAEIETDKATMEVEAVDEGVLGKIMIAEGTDAVKVNEVIAVLLEDGEDASAISSSGASSQATTASEATPSPAPAPSAPAAPVESVAPSDPDIPSGTEMVPTTVREALRDAMAEEMRASDDVFIMGEEVAEYQGAYKITQGLLQEFGERRVIDTPITEHGFAGVGVGAALTGLRPIVEFMTFNFAMQAIDHIINSAAKTLYMSGGQLGAPIVFRGPNGAAARVAAQHSQDYAAWYSHVPGLKVIQPYSAADAKGLLKAAIRDPNPVVFLENEILYGQTFDVPKLDDYVLPIGKARIAREGSDVTLVSFGIGMSYATKAADELAGMGISAEVIDLRTLRPMDIDTVIASVRKTNRCVTIEEGFPVCSIGSEISSQLMEKAFDDLDAPVLRIAGKDVPMPYAANLEKLALPTVAEVIEAVKVVTYKA from the coding sequence ATGCCGATTGATATTTTGATGCCTGCGCTCTCGCCAACGATGGAAGAGGGCAAACTGGCCAAATGGCTGAAAGCCGAGGGCGACAGCGTTACCTCAGGCGACGTGCTGGCCGAGATTGAAACCGACAAAGCGACCATGGAAGTCGAAGCCGTTGATGAAGGCGTGCTTGGCAAGATCATGATTGCCGAAGGCACGGACGCGGTGAAGGTGAACGAGGTCATCGCCGTTCTGTTGGAAGATGGCGAGGATGCCTCGGCCATTTCGTCCTCTGGCGCTTCATCGCAAGCGACAACCGCTTCAGAGGCAACGCCTTCACCGGCGCCGGCACCATCCGCACCCGCTGCACCAGTTGAAAGCGTGGCACCATCCGATCCGGACATCCCATCCGGCACCGAAATGGTGCCGACGACGGTTCGTGAAGCGCTTCGCGATGCCATGGCTGAAGAAATGCGCGCCAGCGATGATGTTTTCATCATGGGCGAAGAAGTGGCCGAGTATCAGGGTGCGTACAAGATCACACAGGGCCTGCTGCAGGAGTTCGGCGAGCGCCGTGTGATCGACACACCGATTACCGAGCATGGCTTTGCCGGCGTCGGTGTCGGTGCGGCTCTGACCGGCCTGCGGCCGATTGTTGAGTTCATGACGTTCAACTTCGCGATGCAGGCGATTGACCATATCATCAACTCGGCCGCTAAGACGCTTTACATGTCCGGCGGTCAGCTTGGCGCGCCGATTGTGTTCCGTGGTCCCAATGGTGCTGCGGCACGCGTTGCCGCGCAGCATAGCCAGGATTATGCGGCGTGGTATTCCCACGTTCCAGGTCTGAAGGTTATCCAGCCCTATTCGGCAGCAGATGCAAAAGGCCTCCTAAAGGCGGCGATCCGCGATCCAAACCCGGTCGTGTTCCTGGAGAACGAAATTCTCTACGGACAAACCTTCGATGTTCCGAAACTGGATGATTACGTTTTGCCGATTGGTAAGGCGCGCATCGCCCGTGAAGGCTCGGATGTAACGCTCGTCTCCTTCGGCATTGGCATGTCTTATGCCACCAAGGCCGCCGACGAATTGGCCGGGATGGGCATTTCGGCGGAGGTCATCGATCTGCGGACACTGCGTCCCATGGATATCGATACGGTGATCGCCTCGGTGCGCAAGACCAACCGCTGCGTAACCATCGAAGAAGGGTTCCCGGTTTGCTCGATCGGCTCGGAGATTTCCTCCCAGCTGATGGAAAAGGCGTTTGACGATCTCGATGCCCCGGTTCTGCGGATCGCCGGCAAGGACGTGCCAATGCCTTATGCGGCGAACCTTGAAAAGCTTGCCCTGCCCACGGTGGCTGAGGTGATCGAAGCCGTCAAAGTTGTGACCTACAAAGCCTAA
- a CDS encoding pyruvate dehydrogenase complex dihydrolipoamide acetyltransferase, with product MPINILMPALSPTMEEGNLAKWLVKEGDSVTSGDVLAEIETDKATMEVEAVDEGTVGKIVVPDGTSGVKVNELIAVLLEEGEDASSIDTSASAPPPDAGAQEPAPGAASDPAPAIPANVSVAPSDPTPPAPRADGSRIIASPLARRIAKQNGIDLAAVSGSGPRGRIIKADVDAAIAGGTGKAAPSSDASAPSKAASAPAKGMSDDAVLKLFEEGSYELVPHDGMRKTIAARLTESKQTIPHFYVSVDCQLDALLKLRSELNKSAPVKDEKPAYKLSVNDMVIKALALGLRDVPDANVSWTASDMVKHKHADVGVAVSIPGGLITPIVRRAEEKPLSVISNEMKDLGKRAKDRKLQPQEYQGGTTAVSNMGMMGVSDFAAVVNPPHATILAVGAGEQRPVVKDGALAIATVMTVTLSTDHRCVDGALGAELLSAFKSYIENPMSMLV from the coding sequence ATGCCCATCAATATTCTGATGCCCGCCCTGTCTCCGACGATGGAAGAGGGCAACCTTGCCAAATGGCTGGTCAAAGAAGGCGACAGCGTCACCTCCGGTGATGTTCTGGCCGAAATCGAAACCGACAAAGCGACCATGGAAGTGGAAGCCGTTGACGAGGGCACGGTCGGCAAGATCGTCGTGCCGGACGGTACGTCTGGCGTGAAGGTCAATGAGCTGATCGCCGTTCTCTTGGAAGAAGGTGAAGACGCGTCTTCTATCGACACGTCGGCTTCTGCGCCGCCACCCGATGCAGGCGCGCAGGAACCAGCGCCCGGTGCGGCCTCTGACCCGGCGCCAGCGATCCCGGCAAATGTCAGCGTGGCACCTTCCGACCCAACGCCGCCTGCACCTCGTGCCGATGGTTCGCGGATCATTGCTTCCCCGTTGGCGCGGCGCATTGCCAAGCAAAATGGGATCGATCTGGCCGCCGTCAGCGGCTCCGGCCCGCGTGGGCGCATCATCAAAGCCGATGTGGACGCGGCCATCGCCGGTGGAACTGGAAAGGCAGCGCCATCATCGGATGCATCCGCCCCCTCGAAGGCGGCGTCTGCACCGGCCAAAGGCATGTCCGATGATGCTGTGTTGAAGCTGTTCGAGGAAGGGTCCTACGAACTGGTTCCACACGATGGTATGCGCAAGACGATTGCCGCGCGCCTGACCGAGTCCAAGCAGACCATCCCGCATTTCTACGTGTCGGTGGATTGCCAGTTGGATGCGCTTCTCAAGCTGCGCAGTGAGCTGAACAAGTCTGCACCGGTGAAAGACGAGAAGCCAGCTTACAAGCTGTCAGTGAACGACATGGTGATCAAAGCGCTGGCCTTGGGCCTGCGCGATGTGCCTGATGCCAACGTCTCTTGGACGGCCAGCGACATGGTCAAGCACAAGCATGCCGATGTCGGCGTGGCTGTGTCGATCCCAGGTGGATTGATCACGCCGATTGTGCGCCGTGCCGAAGAAAAGCCGCTGTCGGTCATCTCCAACGAGATGAAGGACCTCGGCAAACGCGCCAAGGACCGCAAACTGCAGCCGCAGGAGTATCAAGGTGGCACGACGGCCGTCTCCAACATGGGCATGATGGGCGTGTCGGACTTCGCCGCCGTGGTGAACCCGCCACATGCGACCATCTTGGCCGTCGGTGCTGGTGAGCAGCGCCCTGTGGTGAAAGATGGCGCGTTGGCCATCGCAACTGTGATGACCGTGACGCTTTCGACCGACCATCGCTGCGTCGATGGAGCGCTGGGCGCGGAACTGTTGAGCGCGTTCAAGAGCTACATTGAAAATCCGATGTCGATGTTGGTTTAG
- a CDS encoding YdcH family protein, with product MSHVPHELAEEFPEHTDKMHELKQGNAHFAKLFESYHDVNRAIHRAETNVEPTDDLHMETMRKERMQLKDEIYGMLSAAS from the coding sequence GTGTCGCATGTGCCCCACGAATTGGCCGAGGAGTTTCCCGAGCACACCGATAAGATGCACGAACTGAAGCAAGGCAATGCCCATTTTGCCAAGCTGTTTGAGTCTTACCATGATGTGAACCGGGCTATTCACCGCGCCGAAACAAATGTTGAGCCAACCGATGATTTGCACATGGAGACCATGCGCAAGGAACGGATGCAGCTCAAAGATGAAATCTACGGGATGCTGAGCGCGGCGAGCTAA
- the lpdA gene encoding dihydrolipoyl dehydrogenase, with amino-acid sequence MADAYDIIIIGGGPGGYVAAIRASQLGMKTAVVEREHLGGICLNWGCIPTKALLRSAEIYHYMEHAKDYGLSADKIGFDASAVVKRSRGVSAQLNGGVGFLMKKNKVDVIWGEATITKPGEVKVGKPTKAAMEPAHPAPKGTKGEGTYTAKHIVISTGARPRVIPGIEPDGKTIWTYFEAMVPPSMPKSLLVMGSGAIGIEFASFYRTMGVDVTVVEMMDQVMPVEDAEISALAAKQFKKQGMNIITGANVSKVEKAGAGIKATVETKDGKSQVIEAEKLISAVGVVGNIENLGLEKLGVKTDRGIISVDGYGNTSVKGVYAIGDVAGPPMLAHKAEHEGVICVEKIAGLDAHPMDKKKIPGCTYCNPQVASVGLTEAKAKEAGHEVKVGRFPFVGNGKAIALGEPDGLVKTVFDKKTGQLLGAHMVGAEVTELIQGYVVAMNLETTEEDLMHTVFPHPTLSEMMHESVLDAYDRVIHT; translated from the coding sequence GTGGCAGACGCTTACGACATCATTATCATTGGCGGCGGGCCAGGTGGCTATGTCGCCGCCATTCGCGCCTCCCAGCTCGGCATGAAAACAGCCGTTGTCGAGCGCGAGCATCTGGGTGGGATCTGCCTCAACTGGGGCTGCATCCCAACCAAGGCGCTTCTGCGGTCAGCCGAAATTTACCACTACATGGAGCACGCCAAAGACTACGGTCTGTCGGCGGACAAGATCGGCTTTGATGCGTCAGCCGTCGTCAAGCGCTCCCGCGGTGTGTCGGCGCAGCTGAATGGCGGTGTCGGCTTCCTGATGAAGAAGAACAAGGTGGATGTGATCTGGGGCGAGGCCACGATCACCAAACCTGGCGAGGTCAAAGTCGGCAAGCCAACCAAAGCGGCTATGGAACCGGCGCACCCTGCGCCCAAGGGCACAAAGGGCGAAGGCACCTACACCGCCAAGCACATCGTCATTTCGACGGGCGCGCGTCCGCGCGTTATCCCAGGCATTGAGCCGGACGGCAAAACGATCTGGACCTATTTTGAGGCGATGGTTCCGCCATCCATGCCCAAAAGCCTGCTGGTCATGGGCTCGGGTGCCATCGGCATAGAGTTTGCCTCGTTCTACCGGACCATGGGTGTCGATGTGACCGTTGTTGAGATGATGGACCAGGTGATGCCGGTCGAAGACGCTGAAATCTCAGCCCTGGCTGCCAAGCAGTTCAAAAAGCAGGGCATGAACATCATCACCGGTGCCAACGTCTCCAAGGTCGAAAAAGCCGGTGCTGGCATCAAGGCAACCGTTGAGACGAAGGACGGCAAATCTCAGGTCATCGAAGCTGAGAAACTGATCTCGGCTGTGGGGGTCGTCGGCAATATTGAAAACCTTGGCTTGGAAAAGCTTGGCGTGAAAACCGATCGGGGCATCATCTCCGTCGATGGCTATGGCAACACATCTGTCAAAGGCGTCTATGCCATAGGCGATGTCGCTGGACCGCCGATGCTCGCCCACAAGGCTGAGCATGAGGGCGTGATCTGCGTTGAGAAGATCGCCGGTCTTGATGCCCATCCGATGGACAAAAAGAAAATCCCTGGCTGCACCTATTGCAATCCGCAGGTGGCGTCGGTTGGTCTCACCGAGGCCAAAGCTAAGGAAGCCGGGCACGAGGTCAAGGTCGGACGCTTCCCGTTTGTTGGCAATGGCAAGGCGATTGCGCTGGGCGAGCCCGATGGTTTGGTGAAAACGGTGTTTGACAAGAAAACCGGTCAGTTGCTTGGCGCGCACATGGTCGGCGCGGAAGTAACGGAACTCATCCAAGGCTATGTTGTCGCGATGAACTTGGAGACGACCGAGGAAGATCTCATGCACACAGTCTTCCCGCATCCGACGCTTTCAGAAATGATGCATGAAAGCGTGCTGGACGCCTATGATCGGGTGATCCACACATAG
- a CDS encoding GlsB/YeaQ/YmgE family stress response membrane protein produces the protein MDVGLIGFLVIGLLAGFIAEKVMNSNHGLLTNLIVGIIGAYLGPFLAGLIGISFGGFLGSLVIATIGAIVFLFLLGLIKGRR, from the coding sequence ATGGACGTTGGCCTTATTGGATTTCTAGTCATTGGTCTGTTGGCCGGTTTCATCGCGGAAAAAGTGATGAACTCCAACCACGGACTGCTCACCAACCTCATCGTCGGTATCATCGGCGCGTATCTCGGACCGTTCCTGGCTGGGCTTATCGGCATCAGCTTTGGTGGGTTCCTGGGTAGCCTTGTGATCGCCACCATTGGTGCCATCGTCTTTCTCTTCCTGCTTGGCCTCATCAAGGGCCGCAGATAG
- the lipA gene encoding lipoyl synthase, which produces MVTLIDRTSPDASPAAKAKPRHPEKAHRADSDVLKKPSWIRVKAPVSKGFHETNEIVRENKLVTVCEEAGCPNIGECWDKKHATFMIMGEVCTRACAFCNVATGVPTALDSDEPRRIANAVEQMGLNHVVITSVDRDDLDDGGAQHFVEVIDAIRETSPETTIEILTPDFLRKDGAIEQVARAKPDVFNHNLETVPSNYLTVRPGARYFHSIRLLQLVKEVDPTMFTKSGIMVGLGEERNEVLQVMDDLRAAGVDFLTIGQYLQPTRKHHPVKKFVTPEEFKAYETIAYAKGFLMVSSSPLTRSSHHAGDDFAKLRDARLKTQGF; this is translated from the coding sequence ATGGTCACGCTTATCGACCGCACATCACCGGATGCCTCGCCAGCCGCCAAAGCCAAGCCGCGGCATCCGGAAAAGGCGCATCGCGCCGACAGCGACGTCTTGAAGAAACCTTCTTGGATCCGTGTCAAAGCGCCGGTTTCCAAGGGGTTTCACGAGACGAACGAGATCGTGCGCGAGAACAAGCTTGTTACCGTGTGCGAAGAGGCAGGATGTCCCAACATTGGTGAGTGCTGGGACAAGAAGCATGCCACGTTCATGATCATGGGCGAGGTGTGCACGCGAGCCTGCGCCTTCTGCAATGTGGCAACCGGTGTGCCGACGGCGCTCGACTCAGATGAGCCACGGCGCATTGCCAATGCGGTTGAACAAATGGGGCTCAACCACGTGGTGATCACATCGGTGGATCGCGACGACCTGGATGATGGCGGTGCCCAGCATTTCGTCGAGGTCATCGACGCCATCCGCGAGACCTCGCCAGAGACGACGATCGAGATTCTGACGCCAGACTTTTTGCGTAAAGACGGCGCCATCGAGCAAGTGGCGCGGGCCAAACCGGACGTGTTCAATCACAATCTGGAAACTGTGCCGTCGAACTATCTCACCGTGAGGCCTGGCGCCCGGTACTTTCATTCGATCCGGTTGTTGCAACTGGTGAAGGAAGTTGATCCGACCATGTTCACCAAGTCCGGCATCATGGTTGGCTTGGGCGAAGAGCGAAACGAAGTCCTGCAGGTGATGGATGATCTGCGCGCCGCTGGCGTCGATTTCCTCACCATCGGCCAGTATCTTCAGCCGACGCGCAAGCACCATCCGGTGAAAAAATTCGTCACGCCCGAAGAGTTCAAAGCCTACGAGACGATTGCGTATGCCAAGGGGTTTCTGATGGTCTCGTCGAGTCCTTTAACACGCTCTTCGCACCACGCAGGCGACGATTTTGCCAAGCTGCGTGATGCGCGGTTGAAGACTCAAGGTTTCTAG
- a CDS encoding class D beta-lactamase has protein sequence MKHYRIPLALLLVSFALLAVAQAQTPDVTTLVLEPYEQAIGSRSVSFLAHDLETDTRYVLDGSDLQSRHAPWSTFKIPNLIIALESGFTPDLDTLRSWDRQARPASFWWPETWRQDQSLRTAFQRSAVWYFRDVAQHVEAPAYREQLTAWDYGNANAPDGSDSFWLAGGLEISVEEQVSFLTRLMTGDLGVQESLLAALSEASLAQQVDEYALHGKTGGGAVIPGDFSGLFDGWYVGFVERQDALPVIFALHTEGPSWDSIREFRQSFATRLLVDADLLPAAFAN, from the coding sequence ATGAAACACTACAGAATTCCCTTGGCCCTCTTACTGGTCTCCTTTGCATTGCTCGCTGTCGCACAGGCACAAACACCAGACGTCACCACCCTTGTGCTCGAACCGTACGAGCAGGCTATTGGGTCACGTAGCGTCTCGTTTCTAGCGCACGATCTGGAAACAGACACACGCTATGTGTTGGATGGCAGTGACCTGCAGAGTCGGCACGCGCCCTGGTCTACTTTCAAGATACCTAACCTAATCATTGCCTTAGAGAGCGGATTCACTCCCGATCTCGACACCTTGCGCTCCTGGGATCGCCAGGCGCGTCCTGCCAGCTTTTGGTGGCCCGAAACCTGGCGACAGGACCAAAGCCTTCGGACGGCGTTCCAGCGATCCGCGGTCTGGTACTTCCGCGATGTGGCCCAACATGTCGAAGCGCCAGCCTACCGCGAGCAATTGACGGCGTGGGATTACGGCAATGCCAACGCCCCCGACGGCTCTGATTCCTTTTGGCTGGCCGGCGGCCTGGAAATATCGGTTGAAGAGCAAGTTTCTTTTCTAACCCGCCTCATGACCGGCGACCTGGGTGTGCAAGAATCGCTGCTTGCCGCGCTATCGGAAGCAAGTTTGGCACAGCAGGTCGATGAGTATGCGTTGCACGGGAAAACTGGCGGCGGGGCCGTCATTCCCGGAGATTTCTCCGGACTATTCGACGGCTGGTATGTTGGCTTTGTAGAGCGGCAGGACGCCCTGCCAGTGATCTTCGCGCTCCATACTGAAGGTCCGAGTTGGGACTCCATACGCGAGTTCAGGCAATCGTTTGCTACACGACTGTTGGTTGACGCGGACCTTCTGCCCGCAGCCTTTGCCAACTAG
- a CDS encoding type II toxin-antitoxin system RatA family toxin — translation MPHFTTRHRVAHSAEDMFALVADVRSYPEFVPLCQSLRVRGESPLDGNRSVVVADMTVAYKMFKETFTSRVELDPDKREILVTYLDGPFKKMENRWRFEEVGERHCIVEFFIDYEFRSRALASLMGAMFDRAFRKFSSAFEARADQLYGAESPA, via the coding sequence ATGCCGCATTTCACGACTCGCCATCGCGTTGCGCACAGTGCCGAAGACATGTTTGCGCTGGTCGCTGACGTGCGGTCCTACCCGGAATTTGTGCCGCTCTGTCAAAGTTTGCGTGTCCGCGGAGAATCACCGCTGGACGGCAACAGATCCGTTGTCGTTGCCGATATGACCGTGGCGTACAAAATGTTCAAAGAGACGTTCACATCGCGTGTCGAGCTCGATCCGGACAAGCGCGAAATCCTGGTGACCTATCTCGATGGTCCGTTCAAGAAGATGGAAAACCGCTGGCGCTTCGAAGAGGTCGGCGAACGCCACTGCATTGTTGAGTTTTTCATCGACTATGAGTTCCGGTCGCGGGCTTTGGCCTCGCTGATGGGGGCTATGTTCGATCGAGCCTTCCGCAAGTTCTCGTCTGCTTTCGAAGCTCGGGCCGACCAACTCTATGGGGCCGAAAGCCCTGCCTAA
- a CDS encoding CinA family protein — translation MADLSLQASALLDTLKAAGLMVATAESCTGGMIAAALTDIAGSSAVVDRGFVTYSNDAKTEMLGVPPDLIATHGAVSELVARAMAEGALTRSNADIAVSVTGVAGPDGGSEDKPVGTVHFGCARKGRATVHSHKLFDGMSRSEVRQASVAHAFKLIEDTL, via the coding sequence ATGGCTGACCTCTCGCTCCAAGCAAGCGCACTGCTGGACACGTTAAAGGCAGCCGGGCTGATGGTGGCGACCGCCGAATCCTGCACAGGCGGGATGATCGCCGCCGCGCTGACCGACATTGCCGGGTCTTCAGCAGTCGTTGATCGCGGCTTCGTCACCTATTCCAACGACGCCAAAACTGAAATGCTTGGTGTGCCACCGGACCTCATCGCTACTCATGGCGCGGTCAGCGAACTGGTCGCGCGTGCCATGGCAGAGGGTGCTTTGACGCGTTCCAATGCCGACATCGCAGTGTCGGTGACCGGCGTTGCCGGCCCGGACGGTGGCAGCGAGGACAAGCCGGTCGGCACTGTCCATTTCGGCTGTGCCCGCAAGGGGCGTGCAACGGTTCATAGCCACAAGCTGTTTGACGGCATGAGCCGCTCAGAGGTGCGCCAGGCCAGCGTCGCGCACGCATTCAAATTGATTGAGGATACCCTTTAG